From one Amaranthus tricolor cultivar Red isolate AtriRed21 chromosome 17, ASM2621246v1, whole genome shotgun sequence genomic stretch:
- the LOC130803959 gene encoding vacuolar-processing enzyme gamma-isozyme-like, which translates to MDIHHNFSIFMFMILALFTPNAYSRYTSKNLSKLADYNLSLLSSSSIDEGTNWAVLVAGSRGYGNYRHQSDICHAYQILKRGGLKDDNIIVFMYDDIADNEENPRKGTIINNPKGEDVYKGVPKDYTGEDLTTSNLLGVILGNKTAINRGSGKVVNSGPNDRIFIYYSDHGSPGVLTMPNDDDLYAKDFIDTLKKKHEMGTYKSMVIYVEACEAGSIFEGLLKEEWNIYVTTASNADESSWATYCPGFDPSPPPEFQTCLGDLYSVAWMEDSELHNTQSETLKKQYQVVKKRTAAGGEHGSHVMEYGYTSIGTELLSNYLGSSASYSTQLINHNNLQVLSSINVQQHDADILYLKQKVLRAPEGSIKRKEAQKELDAALSHRQNIDTTFKQIGKSLFGDVRGYETIQAVRSSGLPIVDDWDCFKTLVETYKTHCGKLSTYGKKHMREFANMCNAGVDQSQFSKVVSQVCSNNNLNLIT; encoded by the exons ATGGATATCCACCACAATTTTTCTATCTTCATGTTTATGATCTTGGCTTTATTCACTCCAAATGCTTATAGTCGTTATACATCAAAAAACTTGTCAAAATTAGCTGATTACAACCTAAGTTTACTATCATCTTCGTCCATTGATGAAGGCACCAATTgggctgttcttgttgctggttcTCGAGGCTATGGTAATTACAGACATCAG tCTGATATTTGCCATGCTTACCAAATATTAAAGAGAGGAGGTTTAAAGGATGATAACATCATAGTTTTCATGTATGATGATATAGCCGACAATGAAGAGAACCCAAGAAAAGGAACCATAATTAATAATCCCAAAGGAGAAGATGTTTACAAAGGAGTTCCTAAG GATTACACGGGTGAAGATTTAACAACTAGCAATCTTTTAGGAGTTATACTTGGAAATAAAACAGCTATAAATAGAGGCAGTGGCAAAGTTGTTAATAGTGGTCCAAATGATCGTATTTTTATTTACTATTCGGATCATGGAAGTCCTGGTGTACTCA CTATGCCAAATGATGATGATCTATATGCAAAAGATTTCATCGACACTTTGAAGAAAAAGCACGAAATGGGAACATACAAAAGCATG GTAATATATGTGGAAGCATGTGAAGCAGGGAGTATATTTGAGGGACTTTTAAAGGAGGAGTGGAATATATATGTAACAACAGCTTCTAATGCTGATGAAAGTAGTTGGGCAACTTACTGCCCTGGATTTGATCCAAGTCCTCCTCCTGAATTCCAGACCTGTTTAGGTGACCTCTATAGTGTTGCTTGGATGGAAGATAG TGAGCTGCATAATACCCAATCTGAGACTTTGAAGAAACAATATCAAGTG GTAAAGAAACGGACAGCAGCGGGGGGAGAACATGGATCACATGTGATGGAATATGGTTATACCAGCATTGGTACGGAGTTACTCTCAAATTACTTGGGCTCATCAGCATCCTATTCAACCCAACTTATTAATCACAACAACCTACAAGTTTTATCATCAATTAATGTACAACAACATGATGCTGACATTCTTTATTTGAAACAAAAg GTCCTGCGAGCACCTGAAGGatcaattaaaagaaaagaggcTCAAAAGGAATTAGATGCTGCCTTATCACACAGACAAAACATAGATACTACATTTAAACAGATTGGAAAGTCGCTTTTTGGTGATGTAAGGGGCTATGAGACAATTCAAGCTGTTAGATCATCTGGCTTGCCTATCGTGGACGATTGGGATTGTTTCAAAACACTG GTTGAAACTTATAAGACACATTGTGGAAAATTGTCAACGTATGGAAAAAAACACATGAGAGAGTTTGCAAATATGTGCAATGCTGGAGTAGACCAATCTCAATTTAGTAAAGTTGTATCACAAGTGTGTAGCAACAATAACTTAAATCTAATAACTTAA